ACGCAAGTACATACCACTTGAGGAGGCTGAACCATTCCGAGCATGATTTGTGCCTGGCATTTCAACAAACAtagcatcatcatcaccatatACAAATTCTGAAATCTATTTGTAAATAGAGGCATAAACCTAAAGATTGTTCATATCTGGAAACtaacacaaaaccctaattgttAACCTACCTGCTTCTTCAACAATACTAAACCCAAACTAGTCCAATCAATTTACTCAAGTAAGAAGCTCCAAATCAGAATTCCTCATTGCTTATAAGACCACACGGATTGCAGATTTAGAAGATGGAAAAGATTAGCGAAGTGAAGAAGAACCTGGAAAAGAGCCTTCGTCAAAAGAGGGTTCCGAATCAGAATCTCCCTCGCTTGTTGATGGTTTTGATCAATCAACGTCTGCACAATTAGATTCGACTGatcaaaaaaacagaattcgaaaaaaagaagaagaaatcaattgTTCTCTATTCAAATCCGTAAAGGATAGTGTTATAGCTGATAATCGGAAAAgtatagaaaagaaagaagagagaaccTTCATTTGAGACATAATATCATAGAGCTGACTTTTAGTCATTCCGGCGAGATTTGCCGGTAAACCTCCGTCTCCGCCGATCTGCTTACCCGCCATGGTTCTCGTCGGTAATCGCTACCGAGCTTAACCTGTGTGTTAAAGACGCAACACAAGAGTACTTGTGAACAAACCTGGGCCAAGTATAATACGGGCCCAATTAGTATAATTCCGGCCCATTTAAAATTCTAGACTTATTAGTCTATGGCGCCTGTAgatcaactctttttttggtcaaaaatttaccatttttctcaaaacaaaacacaacaataaaatatagagATGCATTAGATATGTAcgttaaatatatttatatgaaattattaatatgtttctTTACATGTACCATGTTAATTGTACACGTAACATGCATGTATATTGTATAATATGTCTTTTGGAAAAGCAAAAGCTTATAAACACAAGTTTACATTAGAGAGAAGCGTGTGACACGGTTTTGGCCTCTTCACTTTCTTGTTGCTCCagaaatcttctttttatcttgTCTCCATCCATAATTTTCATACGAAGatagttttctttatttcatccataatattcaatatatattggatTCTTGCCTTTGGTAAGTCGGTAAACATcatcaactttatttttattctttcagGTAAAAATAGAGTCTTCCACTACATTCATCTTCCACAAgttttgctaattttaagttttgggTAAGAATAACTAACCCATGTATATTTCACAATTCATTCATAACAAATCAAATGATTATGAGATATACTTATGGGTTATATATCTCAAGGGATTCAGTGATCTTTAAACTTGGCACTTGGTATAATTTCAGCATGCCCTTTAAAGAATGAGTAGGCGTATAATCTTGTCTcaagaaaattataagaagtccaaatttataaacatgtaTTGAGACAATTAAAAgattagaattaaaaaaaagaaaaaaaaaagaaaaagagacgcACTCAACTcaactttctattttttatttttgtaaaactacaaactttgcttttgattttgtagcCGAGgtagtctctctctctccatttgataggaagaagaagaaagatacaaaaagataaaagaaagagagaaaaagagttttaattaaaatgcAATGTTATACAAATGAAGAAGCACTAGCAAGTCTCTTCATCAATGTCTCaacatctttctttcttctcctcatccTCCTCTACTCCGCCGTCTCCCTCCTAATCAAGCTTCTCCACTTCATCGGCGGCTACCCTCTCCTCCAAAGGTCTCTATCTATACATGCTTATATGCTCACCTTACtctatacacacacatatatatatatatatatatatatatatgtatatgatacTAAGTTTCATTTTCCCTTGTTTTCGGATTTTAGCATATTGCTTAGTTTTATATTGAAGATCTTTTAAATTCTGCAATGTTTTGTAGAGTAGTTTCATATTTACGTGTTTCCGGAAGTTAGCATATATACAGctaaaaataaagtaaatggTTGCTTTTGATGAGTTTTTCATATAGTTCTGAaaagtgataaaaaaaacaatcggTAAACATTATTGTTCTCAGTTGGGACAAATCttaatagttttcttattatgTAGGAATGAAGATGAATATGATTCCGCGGCATGGTATTccgaagaagaggaggaagaggaagaagaaggggaAGAACTCAAGATGTCGTGTAACTCAAGTTACCATGTGATATCTAGAGATCCAAATCCGGATTTGATAGCTGATATAGCAGACGACGGAGAATCTTTAGTGTTTTACAATAATATTTCTCAAGGAGGAGTAAATAATCAACACACGAAGGAGTTCAATAATGTCTATCAAACTCATGAAcacgaagaagaggaagaagatgatcaagatTCTAACACTTCTTCTACAGAGGAGCACTTTTCTTCTGCCAATGTTTCTCCTTATCGCAGTGAATCATCaatagaagaggaagatgatggcGTTGAAGATCTTCCTGACGATcgttatgatgatgatgacgaagatgaagaggtAGGAGGAGTGTCACGATACGACGTCGTTGAGGATTTGGTTCGTAAGCAACCAAATACTACTAGTACTCGTGGTCCCTCTCGTTTCCAAAGTGGTTTGGTGTTCAATGACAAAAGTTACAATGGTATTATGATTTCTACTCCTCACCTCTTcacatgtttatttttcattcttcACATGCAAATCAAAAGTAGTTTTCTTTCtacaaataaccaaaattaacacggtttcattttttatttaataatcagtgaaataaaaatctgaaacgACAAGTCTTATATCCGAATTTAATTATTAGGTATTAGTATATTCATGTGACGCTTATGATGAAATATTCTTcatagttaaaaatatatatatatacacatgacaataattaaaattatgatttaaaatcaatgataAACCGGTTGAGCTAAAAATATGTGGATTGCTTTGCTCTTTGGCTATAGCAAGAGAGTTTGTGTCCAATGGAGGAATCAAGAATGATGTCGACGAGATACAGCCATCATCGGGCTTTGACATGAGAGAGATAAAAGCAGAGGaattagaggaagaagaagaagaagagagaggacaAATATTCGGAGAGTCATGCACGAATGGGTCAACGTCGAAAAGCTCATCGGAATGGAGAAACTCTGTCAAAACTGACGACCCTTTCTCAACGTCCTCTCGCCGGAGTTGCCCTAAATGGGAATCTTACACCGTCTTCCAAAAGTACGACGAAGAAATGACTTTTCTCACTAGAATCTCTGCTCAAAAGCTTCACGAAGCAGGTGAAAATCATCATATATTATACAGTAAATATTGAAAAGAGTGTTCAATATataggttttggtttgtattttattttctaatttttgtctATTTATAGAATCTTTGAAGTCAATTATGGTGGAGCCAAGATCTATCTCGGAGAGGATCGTTCACAAGTTATCATCAAACGgtcacaagaaaaaacaaaaacaatatccAGGCAGCAATGGGTCGAGACCAAACCCTTACGTGGAACTAGAATCCGCTTACGTGGCACAGATATGTCTAACATGGGAAGCTCTAAGTTGGAACTACAAAAACTTCGAGAGAAAAAGATCAACCACGCAACGAAGCTTCAACGACGTAGGATGTCCCGCCGGAATCGCCGACCAATTCCGTACGTTTCACATTCTTTTACAAAGATACGTAGAAAATGAACCTTATGAACATGGAAGAAGACCAGAGATTTATGCTCGCATGCGAACTCTTGCTCCTAAATTGCTTCTTGTTCCTGAATACCAAGGTAATCATTGAGGGTATGTTGGTATATACGGTAACTATATATTCTAGGTAAGATTtggtaaatttttaatttgtttggatATGTAGATtatgaggaagaggaggagaaggaagacGAGAACGAAGAGGGTTTCAGGTCGAGGATATCGTCAGCTTCGTTCTTGATGATAATGGAGGAATGCATAAGAACATTCATGAATTTTCTCCAAGCGGATAAAGAAAAGCCTTGTCAGAAGATCATCAAAGCCTTTTTTGGGAGAAGTAAACGAGGCCCCGTTGATCCAACCCTTGTACATCTCATGAAGAAAGTCAACACAAAggtcaatatatataaattatatgacTACTTCAACTTCCACATCTTCTACTACTTTATGCATGACTCACTTctcaaaacaatgaaaaatagTCTTACTTAACCAAGACATGTAGTGTAGTGgtttttattagtattaaaGTTTTCTAAGTTTTATCATTATTAAATAATGTCTTTTACTCACTTTTTTTGTGAGTAGTATTCTAATATTATTAACAACATTATGTTGATATATAATGGTGAACAGAAAAAGACGAAGCTGAAAGAGATGCGTCGAGGAGGGAAATacatgaggaagaagaagatgagtatAGAGGAGGAAATGGAGATATTGATGGGATTAATAGATTTGAAAGTGGTTTCAAGAGTGTTAAGGATGAATGAAATGAACGAAGAGAATTTGCATTGGTGTGAAGAGAAGATGAGCAAAGTTAAAATTATTCAAGGTGGAAAGGTGCTTCAAAGAGATTCCACTCCACTTTTCTTTCCTCCACATTGACCCCACTATTCTAATCTAATCTCTGAATATACCCTTTATTCTTTCCCCACCcacatccttcttcttcttcatattttattttcctgttTTTACACCTCATATTGTAGCCTGTAGGAGATCTTTTAGACAAGACCCACCAAATAAAGAGAACcataaagttttaatatcGAATAAATAGATAGGGATATACTGTAGATTGCTTTAGTTCTTTATACTTTAtactttgtctttgtttttccttttcttgctCTCTATATCTTTctactttttagtttattagCTATTAAGTTTCAGGCTTTATTGGGAGGTTAGGTGACTCATACACTCAAGGAATCACAACATTAGGTATAAACTTTTAAGGAGgataaatcaaattatttgttcCATACTAATGATGGGAATGGATTTTTTTAGGTTGTGATTGGggtaatataacaaaataaaatattgtgGAATAAcactatatatgtttattaaatTTACGGAATCACAAAATAGTTTAATATAATTGCACAGTCGTATGATTTGTTAATCTAGAAATTACCAACCATaccttaaaaatatgtaataaaaaaaaaaactcgataAAGAGAAGCCGTGACCCGTGAGAATAATAAGATTTATGTATGTATTTACAAAATTCTGTACACAAATTAACATGAAAATATTGCAAAACTTCTAGTCCCAAACGAAGCCATATATTAGAGATTTAGGGGAAATAAGTACGTAAagttttgtgaaacaaaaaagttgataTATTTGCAGTGAATTACGTGTAATGTATGAGTAAAAAAACGTGATTTACGCCCACCGTTTTGAAGACTTTGCCAAACTTGATGTACTTCCCGTCTTCTTAATGCCTGCAAAAACATCATCGATTAGACAAAAGTCACAAAACTCTTTATTATTAATCTGATGATTGAACCTACTTTACACTAATcaatgcttttaaaaaatcttcaaaacctATAGGTTTTAAGTTTGCTTACTTGATGACGCTAAGCCTTTACTTGATGATGTCAAGCCCGTGACCTTAGCAACGGTCGATGTTGTTCTTGTAGCTACTTTCCGAAGTTTATCGAGTGGCCGTGTTACACTCGTAGATGATTTTGCAGTCACCGACTTAGCTCTGCAATTCCAATACTTAAAAcgttaaaagaagaaaagatatatcttttaaaaccaCAAGAACAAGATGAAGATGTGGTTTTAAACCTGTCTGAAATTCTGGGTGGTCTTTTGGTAACATCAATGGATCCTTGTGTTCCCATAGATGCAGCATCAGACGTAATCTCGCTTAGTCTCTCGTCGTACTCTGCCTCGGCAGAGGATGCTAAACTTTCGCCGTCAGTAACAGAGTATCTTGATTGTGATGAATATTCTCCTGTATCTGAGTTTATGTCATCTGTATGTCCtatgctttttcttctcatcattGATTTCTGAAGTCTCTGAGGCTGATGCTGAagtctctctatctcttcgTCTTTTCTCGCTATGGTGTCCTTAAGGGACGCTAACTGTAAAAGCAACAAATGATTCATTCTATCTTTAGGTTAATGGTAAGAGAGATCAGAGGGAGAGAGAGGGGAGATAAAGTGTCTGTTTACCTGTTCCATCAAGTCTCGAACATCTTTACCTTCTTTACTTGTCTTTGCAGCACCAAGTTCGACTCCAGAGACACGCTCTGCAAATTTCAAGGTACTCATTGACTCTGAGTATGAAGTAGCGTCAGGGTTGAGTTGCACAAACATTAGTGTCTTTGCTCGTCCTCCTATAAGCCACATCacatagaaacaaaagttATGATATTTCTTATTCATGAATGTGGTTATCATATATAAAGTTCACTAACCAAGAGAGGTTTGGAGAAGCTGTGTTAGCTTGCTGTTTCTGTATGGTACATGAGAACTCTTTGAAGCGAGAGAGAATATCACATCTCCAAGAGATGAGAGCGACTTGTTTATATGTTGTGCTTCTCTTAGTCTGTCTCCTGTAACTTCAGAGCGATCTACTCTCTCACTTCCTGCCAGATCCACCAAATGAAGATTACCGTATAGCACGGAACCGGTCTTTAAATCTTTACCGCGAACGTGAACAGTGACAATGCTgcataagaaaacatatagaTTCAGTGTAAAAACCTGGAGGGCTGTTGAAAAcacatatttgttttggttctagAGGATGAATATGAAGGAGAACCTATGTGAACGACTACTTCTTTCATTCAAGGCAGTAGAACCAACGGCTCGATTCTGTAGTCCAATGTCCATCAATGTAATCACATCTGAAGTTGATGTCACAGGATACATGCTTGCGTCAGGCACAGCCAGGCCATTTTGTTGAGTTGTAGAAAGGATCCCTAGTGTTGTGTGAAGgtcaaggaaaacaaaaaggaatgGCTACAATAACACTAgcaatgagaaaacaaaaagacaaaaccagGATTTAAAACAAAGGGATATTTCTTTTGAGAATTGTCATCAGACAGCAGATCGAGCACTTGTTCATTATATATCTCCACCATTTGCACCCCGACTTCATACGATATGTTTCCCTTTCTGGACtgagagattttaaaaagatcaTTGAGAGCGCGATAATTTACTCCCCAGTCTTCTTCACTTGATCCATCTGGACCAGTCTGAAAGAAAGGGAACGAAGGTAAAAGCGCATCAGCGTTATTCCTATGAAATCTTACTCTCAGAAACAACAGTGAATACATACCATTGTATAAGTTTTCCCTGATCCTGTCTGGCCATATGCAAATATACAAACATTGTACCCATCAAGTACTGACCTAACCAGCGGTCTTATGTCTGAAAAGACGTCAGCTGCAAGAatccaaaatatcaaatgaacTTGGTGATatcaatataatattatttctcGAGATGTACCATGAATTCTCGCATAGATCACACAAAACAGAACTGAAAAGCATAAGGATATATAACAGAACCGGTAACAGATGAACACACCTTGTGAAGCAGTTGGACTATACACCTTGTTGAACTTAAACTGGCGAAGACCGTCTTTCCCGGGTCTAGTTGGATTGGTAACTACTAATTCTCCATCTTCACcgacatactcgaccactgTGTTTGCTGCACCCTGTGCAGGAAGGAAAGGCCTCACCCGGCAAAACACTCTGATGTTTCCTGCAAGTCATAACTATAGAATTTATGGGCTGCATAAGTTTTGAAAATACACATCTGAACAAATACTGAACATGATCCTCAGTACCTTTTAGCTCCTGAAGCTCGTTGAAAAGCTTCCGGTTTTCAGTTAGTACAGCGTGATAGTTTTCAGCAGCATTGCTAAGTTCAATCAGTTTCTTTCCTGAAGAGacagattttaatttataaacacTACAAAAATTGCAAGGTCATGAAAGGTTTGTCATGACTACAAAAGCATCACTTAGATCATTCTCACCTAGTTGGCTGAACTGGTCTGTATAGTTCTCTTGTACCTTCAGTATTTCTTGCTTGATGGATCTTGAATAGGACCTCAACTCCTGCGATTCAGCATAATTAGCCAACTGTCGAttataaaatgattattttagCACAGTATGTATATATGGTTATCATACCAGTAGTGCCTGAGACTGGTTATCAATAAAGCTTTTATAGGAAAGTTCTTTCTGACTCCATCTTTGGTGGTTGGACTCAGactttttctccatttctctGACTTTAGTCTTCCACATTACGAGGTTTTGTTCAAGCTCTTGGATCTTTCCTTCAAGGCTTGTATTAgcagtttttgtttctttttccatttgtTGAAGCTGTTTAATCTTTTCCTCAAGAGCATTTTTAGCAGAATGTGCTTCTTTTCCCATTTGTTCAAGCTCTTTAACCCTTTCCTCAAGGGCATTTTTTGCAGTGTTTACCACTTTTCCCTCTTGTTCAAGTTCCTTGAGCCTGCTCTCAAGTCCTGTTGTAGCGACCATTGTTTGGCTTTCCATTTGCGAGCATTGCTGTTCATACGCTTTTCTTGTTGTCTCCAGCTCTTGCCT
This sequence is a window from Arabidopsis thaliana chromosome 1 sequence. Protein-coding genes within it:
- a CDS encoding P-loop containing nucleoside triphosphate hydrolases superfamily protein, coding for MHHGGHKFHEVFQMKQGRYDLQASKISEMMKSSSLDNAPTQSLLSVLNGILDESIERKNGEIPQRVACLLRKVVQEIERRISTQAEHLRTQNNIFKTREEKYQSRINVLEALASGTGVEHEIATQQLRQIETEKSMWEEKKKHEEEDMVKLMKQNDQHNLEISALKQELETTKRKYEQQYSQIESQTKTEKSKWEEQKKNEEEDMDKLLKENDQFNLQISALRQELETTRKAYEQQCSQMESQTMVATTGLESRLKELEQEGKVVNTAKNALEERVKELEQMGKEAHSAKNALEEKIKQLQQMEKETKTANTSLEGKIQELEQNLVMWKTKVREMEKKSESNHQRWSQKELSYKSFIDNQSQALLELRSYSRSIKQEILKVQENYTDQFSQLGKKLIELSNAAENYHAVLTENRKLFNELQELKGNIRVFCRVRPFLPAQGAANTVVEYVGEDGELVVTNPTRPGKDGLRQFKFNKVYSPTASQADVFSDIRPLVRSVLDGYNVCIFAYGQTGSGKTYTMTGPDGSSEEDWGVNYRALNDLFKISQSRKGNISYEVGVQMVEIYNEQVLDLLSDDNSQKKTLGILSTTQQNGLAVPDASMYPVTSTSDVITLMDIGLQNRAVGSTALNERSSRSHSIVTVHVRGKDLKTGSVLYGNLHLVDLAGSERVDRSEVTGDRLREAQHINKSLSSLGDVIFSLASKSSHVPYRNSKLTQLLQTSLGGRAKTLMFVQLNPDATSYSESMSTLKFAERVSGVELGAAKTSKEGKDVRDLMEQLASLKDTIARKDEEIERLQHQPQRLQKSMMRRKSIGHTDDINSDTGEYSSQSRYSVTDGESLASSAEAEYDERLSEITSDAASMGTQGSIDVTKRPPRISDRAKSVTAKSSTSVTRPLDKLRKVATRTTSTVAKVTGLTSSSKGLASSSIKKTGSTSSLAKSSKRWA
- a CDS encoding DNA ligase (DUF1666); this translates as MQCYTNEEALASLFINVSTSFFLLLILLYSAVSLLIKLLHFIGGYPLLQRNEDEYDSAAWYSEEEEEEEEEGEELKMSCNSSYHVISRDPNPDLIADIADDGESLVFYNNISQGGVNNQHTKEFNNVYQTHEHEEEEEDDQDSNTSSTEEHFSSANVSPYRSESSIEEEDDGVEDLPDDRYDDDDEDEEVGGVSRYDVVEDLVRKQPNTTSTRGPSRFQSGLVFNDKSYNAREFVSNGGIKNDVDEIQPSSGFDMREIKAEELEEEEEEERGQIFGESCTNGSTSKSSSEWRNSVKTDDPFSTSSRRSCPKWESYTVFQKYDEEMTFLTRISAQKLHEAESLKSIMVEPRSISERIVHKLSSNGHKKKQKQYPGSNGSRPNPYVELESAYVAQICLTWEALSWNYKNFERKRSTTQRSFNDVGCPAGIADQFRTFHILLQRYVENEPYEHGRRPEIYARMRTLAPKLLLVPEYQDYEEEEEKEDENEEGFRSRISSASFLMIMEECIRTFMNFLQADKEKPCQKIIKAFFGRSKRGPVDPTLVHLMKKVNTKKKTKLKEMRRGGKYMRKKKMSIEEEMEILMGLIDLKVVSRVLRMNEMNEENLHWCEEKMSKVKIIQGGKVLQRDSTPLFFPPH
- a CDS encoding P-loop containing nucleoside triphosphate hydrolases superfamily protein (P-loop containing nucleoside triphosphate hydrolases superfamily protein; FUNCTIONS IN: microtubule motor activity, ATP binding; INVOLVED IN: microtubule-based movement; LOCATED IN: chloroplast; EXPRESSED IN: petal, sepal, male gametophyte, flower, pollen tube; EXPRESSED DURING: L mature pollen stage, M germinated pollen stage, 4 anthesis, petal differentiation and expansion stage; CONTAINS InterPro DOMAIN/s: Kinesin, motor domain (InterPro:IPR001752); BEST Arabidopsis thaliana protein match is: P-loop containing nucleoside triphosphate hydrolases superfamily protein (TAIR:AT1G18410.1); Has 138507 Blast hits to 76202 proteins in 2961 species: Archae - 1220; Bacteria - 20098; Metazoa - 63175; Fungi - 11698; Plants - 7059; Viruses - 430; Other Eukaryotes - 34827 (source: NCBI BLink).) → MNPMRDQPGSPYGDSTPRSPFSPFSPLSVDDRHRNHADTKTPRSPFSPFSPLSGDERHKSLAESKFQQALASSGQLDPLSPGSMHHGGHKFHEVFQMKQGRYDLQASKISEMMKSSSLDNAPTQSLLSVLNGILDESIERKNGEIPQRVACLLRKVVQEIERRISTQAEHLRTQNNIFKTREEKYQSRINVLEALASGTGVEHEIATQQLRQIETEKSMWEEKKKHEEEDMVKLMKQNDQHNLEISALKQELETTKRKYEQQYSQIESQTKTEKSKWEEQKKNEEEDMDKLLKENDQFNLQISALRQELETTRKAYEQQCSQMESQTMVATTGLESRLKELEQEGKVVNTAKNALEERVKELEQMGKEAHSAKNALEEKIKQLQQMEKETKTANTSLEGKIQELEQNLVMWKTKVREMEKKSESNHQRWSQKELSYKSFIDNQSQALLELRSYSRSIKQEILKVQENYTDQFSQLGKKLIELSNAAENYHAVLTENRKLFNELQELKGNIRVFCRVRPFLPAQGAANTVVEYVGEDGELVVTNPTRPGKDGLRQFKFNKVYSPTASQADVFSDIRPLVRSVLDGYNVCIFAYGQTGSGKTYTMTGPDGSSEEDWGVNYRALNDLFKISQSRKGNISYEVGVQMVEIYNEQVLDLLSDDNSQKKTLGILSTTQQNGLAVPDASMYPVTSTSDVITLMDIGLQNRAVGSTALNERSSRSHSIVTVHVRGKDLKTGSVLYGNLHLVDLAGSERVDRSEVTGDRLREAQHINKSLSSLGDVIFSLASKSSHVPYRNSKLTQLLQTSLGGRAKTLMFVQLNPDATSYSESMSTLKFAERVSGVELGAAKTSKEGKDVRDLMEQLASLKDTIARKDEEIERLQHQPQRLQKSMMRRKSIGHTDDINSDTGEYSSQSRYSVTDGESLASSAEAEYDERLSEITSDAASMGTQGSIDVTKRPPRISDRAKSVTAKSSTSVTRPLDKLRKVATRTTSTVAKVTGLTSSSKGLASSSIKKTGSTSSLAKSSKRWA